In Lathyrus oleraceus cultivar Zhongwan6 chromosome 2, CAAS_Psat_ZW6_1.0, whole genome shotgun sequence, the DNA window acttgttggattttgaaattttaaagcATGAAAAGAttgcctctatgtagaggacttcagacaacccagcaacaacaagaaacaagcaatatatGAGCAGATTCGAAGAAAATTAAATTTGAAGTGAACCTCTGAATTGGAGAGCTTGAGAGCACGGTCTCTTGATGTTAATGCTTGCAGTGTcttctatggatcaaggtgagcaaggcttaggaTCTGTAGATCTAAAAATTAATCAATGAAattgaagtttagatctgaaaaatttgagagaaaatggtgagttcctttgagtatggttgaggAGTAATTCGTGCAACATGTAAGGCGCCCTTAGGTTGCTGAAATGAGAAGcattggccttgtatttataACAATGGAATGGCTGAATGCATGAACAAAGCATTGCATGGATGGAAAGagcctccatgcatgggcctgtacaggcgcaaggagggcccaattccacttggatttgcaagtTCATGCCAAATGAAATCagaatggacgtgcagattgtgtatggttagctcatgcaatgcatttttaatgagtttccaaaattgtacctgtcgcaccccaaaatttgactttggttttgtTGACCATATCctgattaatctcgttgtctcgtattcatctcaatttcttaaacttcgcgtgacaactggtttgattaggttttgtatgttttcgttgcttaccgtgttgtatttcgttgttttagcaaaacctggttgatatcgttgcctcgtatttatctcgcttatctcttttgtgcgtggcatcgcttcgattaggttttgtgcgtttttatctatttaattgtttgtttgtcggtattttgactgtatttcgaatatattagagttttcgtattgtccgattatttgtgattgtgtttgtcagcgttttcgtgatgtcgtgttgattttattattgcctagggttgtttatttaattacgtgttgtgccgtgtgatttaatcgagtctgtttgagtcgtgttgttgattttactggtttaccggtttactggtttattggttttatcaatttgtctgttttgctgtgcaaattgtcatcgtttttatcgcgttcgtgtcgctcgattttatcgtattttaatcgtgtgccgtttaatattatttgtgcttaatattaattgtgtttagttgttaattagtttatttaattaggattaatattatattagtttattattattattattatataatatataaatatatattattaatttatgttagatattttttaggtttcttattgtttaagtaatctaaatatatattattaatttatgttagatattttttaggtttcttattgtttaagtaatctaaatatatattattaatttatgttagatattttttaggtttcttattgtttaagtaatctaaatatatattattaatttatgttagatattttttaggtttcttattgtttaagtaatctaaatatatattattaatttatgttagatattttttaggtttcttattgtttaagtaatctaaatatatatatatatagatgtggttagtaaggaagaaaaaaagaaagaggtggatcagtaaggaaaaaacgtgtggtgagagaaacagagaattgaaaagaaatattttttcaaaagcattaccgtatttcacttgttcttcattttcggtaatCCAAAATCGTCtcgattattcaccgaaacacaaaaccgatttcatatctttgaagttcgttgagtccaggtcacaaatatccaaggttcatttcattccggcgtcgtttcaccgatcaaaagcgacgttgaagtcaggtactcacgaaggcagccagcactgcgtcggtgacggtttccagctttcggtcgatcatttggacaatcagaagttcatcctcttcacacaagtaaatgtttatattgttttttttatatttgtttatgttgttactaaccgtttcgtttcagtttcagctcgattaactccactaactattcgtaatactaactattcatagctaactgtgttgtaataatttactttctcgcattttttatgttctgtattgtgtgtttaatcgcattgttcacgttttatgttaaaaaatcgaaaaatccaaaaaagagaaacccgatgcgattccaacggtcgccgtttaagaaacccttttcacacactcataagcttactcttgggtttccttataatgagcccatttatttattgtttcagggtttaggctcattcaaatcttttgccagctttggcttttcagtttaaaaacgttttcaaaaggacgtgtcagtctcgaagcctcccgcctaggtcgagcaagagatggcaagacacgccaatctaaaatcaacaaaacagactttccccttttcttttgggagaactacgtggattctgatttctccattgcgccttggagatacgtaggcatgaagtctacgactttatcgagtccaaaaacaataaaatcaagttcttttctcatctccccaatcaaacgatcaaagcgaaaaaagaaaagcattcacataaacataagcaaaaaggttcctgtggagtaccacagatgtagagggtgctaataccttccctttgcataaccaacccccgaacccgtaactctaaagggatttatcgttatttttcccttcctcttttttggataaaataaaagacggtggcgactcttgcatttaaaatatttttcaaacgggttaagttcaatcaatacttaatctcgcgaaaaatcccgccgcgacagaatggcgactctgctggggagtacatgattaaacttatttgagggtttagcctatctttgcttgtttatatgtttgctttgtgaatatttgctaaattgtattgtttgtaatgtttgttattttgggttttgggggatacttgtgataaatcctatacccggatttggggcacatttgagataggatggatgataattcaggttgacttgataggagacaatccttaccgagttgacttgagcctttgtccgcttggtggaggcctctttgagggtgatagtgctaaacaagtcatttgtgaggcattgttgctttcgacgggcccgtgaagccaaggaccttagtttacctttaccccatcttggccttacttaggatgtgatgcggtgaccacttcggaccaaaagtctggtttggttgatacgcgatatcacactcaagcgagattcttttgagaataatattggaaagcgagcagttgcttaacccggtattatccgaagaaggatccataaccttgggaacttttagaacccgtttggcaggtgaaccttagaacttatcttggggctttgtcctaaactccatgctggtgatgaactttaaaccttgtattgtttgaccatgtttgtgtttgttgcattcatgcatgacatgcattcattcccatcatttcaacctttttccaaggaacttaaagtgaggattgcaaatattgcaggaaacatggattttggacggagaagtgtgaaaaagtacaatctcatcaatctaaagatagatgaactaaagaaactggtttcttcgatcgcagatcctattggtttcagagacggatatggggcacttatatctttattgacacttaggatggaagaagggttattgcagacattagtacagttctatgatccagtctatcactgtttcacattcccagactatcaactcatgcctacattggaagagtatgcccagttgcttcacatcccagttgttgatacagtacctttctctggttcagaaaagttacccgagcacagttctcttgcaaaagtgttgtacataaagaagtcagaattcaagaataacttcaccaccaaaggaggacttccaggtttcactgccaagttcttaatggggaaggtttcttattttgccagtcaaggttgtgatattattgtggagcatctgttcgccttgttgatctacggtttgttactatttcctaatattgaaggttttgtggattcatatgctatacgcatcttcctaagccaccttggagagggtcaagaaagagagagacgcttggaaggataaggcccaggtgctcgaaatggaaaatgaagaacttcagagacagttaaaggagcagagtggagaagatcgtgcaggtaaacgtccaagggtgcaagaggatttattttcctcaggcacaacagattactcccagattccacagtcctcaggtgcatggaaaggtcttgtagacagttcggtgaaggagaaagcttttatgcagaaggcctatgaagaaagaattgagagacttgaaggacaactcctacttgtttatgctcgtcctgatgacacatgtccttaaatggttttcttggttgtattttgggttgataactttgttttgttatcaaaaatgtttgcaattctatcttttccttcacttagagttccttggaaaatcattcattttgcatatccatgcatcacgtgcatacaggttgtctgtcttggtccagtcttctaacagttgcttcccgccacaagatccatttcaagctgacgcataattacaacacaagagccaactacaaaagaagaatggagataacagataacgagaaccgagaattgaaggctcaggttgaccgcctttctgctatggtcgagacattgataacaaaccaagcagcccaagctgctcaacttcaaacagcacaagctcaggttgccgaagcacaagatgcacagatccaggcgcaagcacaggcagcagagatgcgcaaccaaatgttaaccgcccgtctacaagcagaggaagcccaggctagggctcaagttcataattcaggacagacttcggcacagaatcaacctcaaattcagaatcaaacaacagcagcacccgtcactacagtcatcgcttcagaaatcaacgctgtcccagtcacttctgctaccatcacagcatcccgtccttgggaaatacccagggatcttaatcaagatagatatcaacaagagttcgttccaccaaatgcttttgtcttcactaatgtgcctctcgttgttcactatactcctcacctaggagaacctgtctatcacggccctaccccaagtgaggatcctggtctcaatgatagaatggatgaattccaggatcagtttgcggaattacaaaaagagataaaagctcTTCGTGGGAAAGAACTGTTTGGCAGAGATGTAAATGATATGTGTTTGGTTCCAGCCGTAAGGATGCCAGCAAAATTTAAACTACCAgaatttgaaaagtacaaaggaagTTCTTGTCCACAGACCCATTTGGTTATGTACGTGCGAAAGATGTCAATGTACACCAACGACCAAAGGATGCTCATTCATTGTTTTCAAGACAGCCTTACCGGTGCAGCTTTACGCtggtatatgggattagacagtTCTCAGATCAAGACTTTCAACGATTTAGGCGAGGCCTTTATCAAACATTACAAATACAACCTGGATAATGTGCCAgaccgagatcagttgaggtcCATGCAACAAAGAGAAAAGGAGACATTCCGTGAATACGCGCAAAGGTGGCGCGAAATTGCAGCACAGGTTGTTCCACCtatggaagaaaaggagatgacgaAAGTGTTCTTAAAGACTCTTGATACTttttattacgagaggatgattgCAAGCGCTCCTACAGACTTTACTGACATGGTAAACATGGGAGTCCGTTTAGAGGAAGCAGTTCGAGAAGGGCGTCTAGTCAGAGAAGGAAGTTCATCTTCAAGCGGGGCAAAGAGGTACGGCGGTTTTATGAAAAAGAAGGAACAAGAAACTAATGATGTGTCCTATAATCATCCAAGAAGGATCAATTATCCTTACCATTCCCAACACCAACATATAGCAGCCGTGACTCCAGTAATCACTTCCGCTCCAGTTCAAGTCCAATACCCTCAGCAGCGTACCAACCGCTTCCAACAGAAtactcagtatcagcaacaacatcaacctcaacaacatcaacatcagtTACAACAACGTCCACCACAGCAGCAAAGAAGAAccaattttgatccaattccgatgtcATATGTAGAATTGTATCCAGCTTTGATCACTAAAAACCTTGTGCAACCACGACCCCGACCTCTTGTACCAGAAGTGCTACcttggtggtacaagccagagtTATCTTGTCCCTTTCATTAGAATGCTCCAGGTCATAACTTAGACAACTGTTTTGCTTTAAAGTTGGAAGTACAGAAGTTGACAAGAGCAGGTATCCTGACCTTCAAGAACATGGGTCCCAATGTGAAGGACAATCCAATGCCAAGTCATGGTCCTTCATCAGTGAACAATATAGAAGTTTGTCTCAATGAACAACGTGTTACGAAGATAGAGGAGATTCGGCGGTCTTTGGTTGAAATTCATTCTGTTTTATGTGCTCATGGTCTATTCCAACATGACCACCAGATCTGTGGTACATGTTCAGTCAATTCAAGAGGTTGTAGAAAGATTCAAGATGATTTGCAAGGCGTCTTTGATCAGGGTTTGATTCAGACTTCTAGACAAGCGAGTTCTCCAGAATCACAAGAACAAGAGGTGAATGTCATCATTCCTTGCTTCAACATTCCAGAGAAAGTAGAGATAGCTTATCATCCGAGGGAGCCAGTGGTGATTTTCCCTCCGGGCCCAATGCCTTACACTTCAGATAAAGCGGTCCCCTACCGCTATGCAGCAACTATTATTGAGAACGGTAAAGAGGTCGAGATTAAAACCTTAGCCTCAGTTACCAATATCGCAGCAAATAGCCGAATGACGCGCAGTGGCCGCGTGTTCGCTCCGCCGGTTATCCCAAGTAGAAATGTTGAGAAAGATCCAGTAGTCGTGGTACCAGTGACAAGAGAAGCAGAAGGGCAAACAAGAAATTCAACCCTTGACAAAGAAACAGATGAACTACTCAGAATTATCAAGCTCAGTGACTACAAAGTGGTAGATCAGTTGCTacagacaccgtcaaaaatctcgaTCCTGTCCTTATTATTGAACTCAGCTGTCCACAGAGAAGCACTACTGAAGGTGCTTGATCAAGCCTTTGTAGAACAGGATATAACAGCAGAGCAGTTCAACAATGTTGTAGGCAGCATCACTTCGTGCAATGGCTTAggcttttgtgatgaagaactgCCAGAAGAAGGAAAGAATCACAACTTCGCTCTCCATATCTCAGCCAATTGTCAAGGGGATTCTTTGTCTAATATCCTAATTGACGCCGGTTCATCTCTGAATGTCATGCCTAAGTCTACCTTGTTGAAGCTAAAGTACAAAGGGGGGCAAATGCGGCACAGTGGAATTATTGTGAAAGCGTTCGATGGATCAAGAAAAACAGTCATTGGAGAAGTTGATTTGCCTATTGGTATTGGACCACACGTattccagatcactttccaggttatggacataGTGCCAGCTTATAGCTGTCTGTTCGGAcgcccatggattcatgaggcgggTGCCATTACATCCACGttacaccaaaagttaaagtttgtcaagaatgggcAAATAGTGACGGTTAATGGGGAGCAGGCTATGCTGATTAGCCACCTTTCATCGTTTAGTGTGATAGAAGTAGACGAGACGGCTGTTCAAACTCCATTTCAGGCCCTGACCATCGATGATTACAAGAAAAGTGAAGGTTCAATCGCGTCATTCAAAGACGCCCAGCAGATTGTCAAGACAGGTCCTACAGAAATGTGGGGCAAGGTGATAGAGTTGCCAGAAAACGTTAACCATGCAGGATTAGACTTTGTTGATGGAAAACAAGTGCAGACTTCAGTGGTGCGACCTTTCAAAGATATCTTTCACAGCGGTGGGTTTATCAACATGGTAGCAGTTGAAGAGGATACTTTTGAGAAAAAGACAGAAGACGAAGGCCCCAGATTTGTGACACCaggagtagttatgaagaactggaccgcagttgacatcccacattgtgtccacatatcaaagtaattaagcttttcagttttcaaaaatcttccgctttagcccaaagcgcgaagcattaattttataaaatgggtacttttgtcaaaaacgtactatccatgaaaaagatcttttgtgttcctatacacttgtgtccttttatcttttcagctttttcggaaaatggtaacacaaaaaaaaaaaaccttaaaaagaacacatttttgcatgtcatggtcagtcctctaaaaacaattgtttgtacaggttacttaaacccgttgaacacaatgacatcatgccctctcccaactttgaacattctgtattcgaagctgaagaggaagagtgggatgagattccagaagaggtcgcccgccagcttgaaaatgaagaagacactattcagccatacaaggagcctttggaaacagtcaacttgggttcggaagaaaatgtgaaagaagtcaaaattggagcattgttatccccacaggtcaaggagcaattgatcagcctgttgaaagagtatgtagatgtgtttgcttggtcttatcaagatatgcctggtctcgacactgacatcgtagagcacaagctacctttgaagccagaatgtccaccggtcaaacagaaattaagaagaacacatccagatatggccgtcaaaattaaagaagaagttctgaagcaaatagatgctggttttcttgccacttcagtgtatccagagtggatagcaaatattgtgccagttcctaaaaaggacgggaaggtacgaatgtgtgtcgactatcgtgacttaaatagagcaagcccaaaggatgatttccccctgcctcacattgacatgttggtagacaatacagcaaagtttgacatattctccttcatggacggattctccgggtataaccagatcaagatggctcccggagacatggaaaaaactacattcataacaccatggggaacattctgttatcaagtgatgccgtttgggttgaagaacgcaggtgctacttaccagcgagccatgacaacgctctttcacgacatgatgcacaaagagattgaggtttatgtggatgacatgatcgcgaagtctcgttcagaagaaggtcacttagtagatctattgaagctgtttcaacgattgaggaagttccgtcttcgcctcaatccgaacaaatgcacatttggcgtcaggtcaggtaaactcttgggcttcattgtcagccaaaaaggcattgaagttgatccagataaagtaaaagctatccaagagatgcccgcaccaaaacagaaaggcaagtgagaggttttctaggacgattgaattacatatcccggtttatttctcacatgactgccacttgtgaacctatcttcaaattgctgagaaagagtcagaattgtgtttggacagaggattgtcagaaagcatttgacagtatcaaagagtacctcatggagcctcctatcttgttaccacctgttgctggaagaccgttggttatgtatttgacagtgcttgagaattctatgggctgtattctgggtcaacaagacgaaattggaaagaaagagcatgccatttactacttaagcaagaaatttactgactgtgaatcacgatactccttactcgagaagacatgttgtgcattggcttgggctgctaagagattgaggcagtatatgttaagtcacaccacttggttgatatccaaaatggatccaatcaagtacatttttgagaagcctgcactcactggtaagattgccagatggcagatgctgttatcagaatacgacattgagtatcatacccagaaagctatcaagagcagtgtgttggctgagtacgttgctcaccaacccgttgaagatcacgatgataatgaggatgagtttcctgatgaagatgtcatgttcctaaaatccagagattgtaaagagccacttcctgaagaaggacctgaaccagattctcaatggggtttagtatttgatggagcttccaacgcttatggacatggagtaggtgcagtcattatcgctccagaaggttctcatattcctttcacggcaagaatttgttttgaatgtacaaacaacattgctgaatatgaagcctgtatcatgggtcttgaagaagccattgacctccgcatcaaaaatcttactgtttatggtgactcagcgttagttatcaatcagatcaaaggagaatgggaaacacgccaccctggcttgatcccatacaaagactatgcaagaagattgttgactttcttcaccaaagttgagttgcatcacattcctcgggatgagaatcagatggcggatgctctagctacgttgtcttcaatgtatcaagtgggttttccaaacgaagtacccagaattgtgatcaagcgacttgatagaccagcacatgtgtttacagctgaggccagttttgatgataaaccatggtaccacgatatcaagcatttccttcagactcaggagtatcctcttggagcaacagaaaaagataaaaagactttgagaagattgtcaggcagtttcctccttaatcagaatgtgctctataagaggaattatgacatggtcttactcagatgtgttgccaaaaaggaagcagaaatgttgatgaaagaagttcacgaagggtcctttggtactcatgcaaatggccactctatgtcaagaaagatgttgagagttggttactactggttgaccatggaatcagattgctacaaatttgtaaagaagtgtcacaaatgtcagatctacgctgataaggttcatgtaccaccaacctttttgaatgtgatttctgctccctggccattctcaatgtggggcattgacatgatcggtatgattgaacccaaagcttccaacggacaccgtttcattctcgtggcaattgattacttcaccaaatgggtggaagcagcttcgtatgcaaaggtgacaaagcaagtggtggtcagattcatcaaaaataatctcatttgccgatatggaattccaaacaagatcatcactgacaatggctccaatctgaacaacaaaatgatggatgaattatgtgaaagtttcaggatcgagcatcacaactcttctccttaccgtcccaagatgaatggggcagttgaagctgcaaataagaatatcaagaagatcattcaaaagatggttgttacctacaaagattggcatgaaatgctgccttttgcactacacggatatagaacatcagtccgtacttcaactggggcaaccccattttcacttgtatacggtatggaagctgtgttaccgatagaggttgaaattccatcaatgaggatactaatggaaactcagttgtcagaggttgaatggtgtcaaagcagatacgatcagttgaatttgattgaagaaaaaagaatgactgccttgtgccatggacagttatatcaaaagagaatgaagcaggcatttgataggaaggttaagccgagagaattcaaagagggtgaccttgtgctcaagaagatgatactatttcacaatgattctaggggcaagtggactcctaactatgaaggaccctatgttgtcaagaaagccttc includes these proteins:
- the LOC127121839 gene encoding uncharacterized protein LOC127121839 → MGPNVKDNPMPSHGPSSVNNIEVCLNEQRVTKIEEIRRSLVEIHSVLCAHGLFQHDHQICGTCSVNSRGCRKIQDDLQGVFDQGLIQTSRQASSPESQEQEVNVIIPCFNIPEKVEIAYHPREPVVIFPPGPMPYTSDKAVPYRYAATIIENGKEVEIKTLASVTNIAANSRMTRSGRVFAPPVIPSRNVEKDPVVVVPVTREAEGQTRNSTLDKETDELLRIIKLSDYKVVDQLLQTPSKISILSLLLNSAVHREALLKVLDQAFVEQDITAEQFNNVVGSITSCNGLGFCDEELPEEGKNHNFALHISANCQGDSLSNILIDAGSSLNVMPKSTLLKLKYKGGQMRHSGIIVKAFDGSRKTVIGEVDLPIGIGPHVFQITFQVMDIVPAYSCLFGRPWIHEAGAITSTLHQKLKFVKNGQIVTVNGEQAMLISHLSSFSVIEVDETAVQTPFQALTIDDYKKSEGSIASFKDAQQIVKTGPTEMWGKVIELPENVNHAGLDFVDGKQVQTSVVRPFKDIFHSGGFINMVAVEEDTFEKKTEDEGPRFVTPGLMVLWSP